The Acidobacteriota bacterium genome has a segment encoding these proteins:
- the panD gene encoding aspartate 1-decarboxylase, with translation MLRAFLRSKVHRATVTLVDVAYEGSLSLDEEVMTAAGLRPYERIEVWNVTNGKRFTTYIIRGEKGSRQVGVFGAAAHKVSVGDIVIIAAYGYMDENEMETFGPKVVLMGEGNRIAEVKGA, from the coding sequence ATGCTCAGAGCCTTCCTGCGTTCCAAGGTCCACCGGGCCACGGTCACCCTGGTCGATGTCGCGTACGAGGGCAGCCTGTCCCTCGACGAGGAGGTCATGACGGCCGCGGGGCTGCGGCCCTACGAGCGGATCGAGGTCTGGAACGTCACCAACGGCAAGCGCTTCACGACCTACATCATCCGCGGCGAGAAGGGCTCGCGGCAGGTCGGGGTCTTCGGCGCCGCGGCCCACAAGGTCTCGGTGGGGGACATCGTCATCATCGCCGCCTACGGCTACATGGACGAGAACGAGATGGAAACGTTCGGGCCGAAGGTCGTCCTGATGGGGGAGGGCAACCGCATCGCCGAGGTCAAAGGAGCTTGA